The DNA region aataactttcgaaaatatatgtttttcttatttttaatgattttcgaaataatatgtattttagacacatatttttgttacttacAACTTTATaacgtgttttattaatttatttcaaaataaacatttaattttattgtatcatTCGTATgacttttatttacaattagttgTAAAACTACGTTGGAAGTTTGATCACTTTTGACAGTTTGACAATGTGTATGTATGACAATTagatttttgtatttcttttgTGTGTCAacgaaatagaaaaatatttttaaataataattcaacagtaaaaatagaaaaaattcggTGTTTATTACAGTTGCTAAGCAACTGTGACCCCACCTGTCACCCACATGGTCAACGGCTTAGTCACCACTGTTTTCGCTTGTTACGTTTTCCCGAACGAATTCgctgaaatttttgaaaaaccgAAACGCGCCCAAAACGCGACGTTGTCAGGCCGCGCGTTCGTGTGCGAAAACCGACACCTGTGCAAAAACTGAACAGTACCTGAGCTCCAGATTCCTCATGAAACTGTCCAGGTCGATGGTGTCCATCAGGACAAAATCGCCGACGCCGGCCTCCTTTTGCATCGCCATTGCACTCcacaataaacaaacaataataacaatttgggATCGCGATCAACGCATCTCACCGCGGTCTCCGTGCACTGCGTGTGGCTGTCGCACCAATTCTGGTTCGGTTGCGGGCACAGGCGCATCGTGGGGCCTCGTTCGAACGTACGTCGCAGCTGCGCGGATCGTTCCAAACAATAAGAAGGGGACAAACctactataataaatataaatattgtttataaaccgATAGATTAATATATGTGGaggattttttcatatttattttaaattttattaaaaattgattttatacgTGTTTggcattcaaattattaaaaattctagtaTACAcacataaatgtaaaatttgattgaatttctataacatattttaattaaagtaattttaattttaataatttgagttATTATCCAATATTCTCAAATATTTCTCATAAATATGAACGAAAtacgaattaaataattcgttAATTGATCAGatgacattaaatttattttagaagtgatattcaaagatttattttctatattaagtGTAAGGTTcagaattttaatgtaaaaatcatcaatcttcatcaattttatagataatttaatatatcacaaattatatatttttggaaagctGATGTTAAGTTATTATCCAATATTCTCATATATTTCTCATATTTAATTCGATTATTGATATACCTTAATTGATCAgatgacatttatttattttaaaagtgagattttcaaagatttattttccatattaacgtaagatttagaattttaatgtaaaaatcatcaattttatagataatttatatatatcacaaattatatacctTTGGAAAGCTGATTGTGAAAACTAATACTTCAAGTTATTATCCGATATTCTCAAATATTTCTCATATTTAATTCGATTATTCATATACCTAAATTGATcagaagatattaaatttattttaaaagtgtataaCTGAATAAACTCAGTGAATATAAACTAACAAACAGAATTGAACTTGTGCTTGTGCAACACTAAGAATTGAGGTAATTATGAGaatggtatattttttatttcttattaaagggtttaatatgttataattgatataatatatgcaatattttttataaaacttggtGTGTATCTATTCTGAAGGGATAATTGAATGGAGAACTTCTTAATCTATTTTTCTCACTTATTGACTGTCTCTTTTTTGaactattattcattaaattaaattaaacataggtgtttatttttattaaaaacatttgtaactttttgttttactttattttttaatacttattataacttaaacagtaatttagttttaactaTTGTCGAtccacatatttaaaaataattttaaattttgatagaattatttttgtttaacacgtgatttttgtgtaaataaacttatactcaacttaatatcaatatataaaaaaaccgataacagataaattaaatttattacttattcaaaaacacaataaaaccaataaattatatattttaattttctttaaattgaattataaataaaaattatgactattgaaaaatatatatctctATTACcagtatttatttctattaacagcaaatcaaattatttaatgattgttagaatcttttgttttattattattttttttttgactaatttcgatttaaaatttatatttgtacataattattaaaatattttgtcattgatgaaaatttataaaacatttctttatttgtttaacttgtgtttacttttttattcaattaaacttataatcaatttattataaatatacattttacaaaaaaaatgcgGCGTTgccatatatgtatatatagaaataaatcatttacttaaaaactcaataaaacgttatgaatattcaaatttttgcaGCGATttactatataattttaagatattataattttaatctgtgatttttgtttaattaatatcataaataaaatgtcaaaaaatgatAACGTCGCCAACACTCATCAGGCGATAGGACTCGTgcagaataaaaattacagttgTCAAAATAAGCAACAATTTgtcaaaacataataaatccatccaggtattaaaatatgttgtagTTTCGTTTTCCCACATCAACCACCGAAGTTGTTCGGAACCGACTCTACGCGTCGTCTCGCCAGTCTCAGACAAACCAGCCGTACGTCGCTGCTCAATCCCATATTTATACCTATCAGTTACGTCAGATCCAAAAACGGGGTAAGTAAGCAACATTCTCGCATCGTTCGTGTAAAAACAAAACGCGTTCCGCCGCGACAAAATGTTAAGACACCACTTGTTGGCTAAACAAAAGCTACAATCGCATTTAGACGATTCTAAcctaaaaacaaatgaaaaaccTCTTGTCAGTGAATGGAAATTAGGTTTGTGCGGACTTGTTGTGTCACTCGTGATCATCTTGGCCAAACTTTACGTTTCCAACCGTAAGTACCTTTAAACAGTTCACATATGTGATTTCTTTTAGGTTAAGGTCATGACGTCATGTTTGTTtactatattgtttttttagagGATGCCATTCGTAGCGTTTTAATCGAACGCAAATACGTTACGTACGAGGAGATCACTGAAGACGGacgattaatgtttaaatatacctTAGAAACTGCAGTCAAATACAGCAGTTTTTGGCTGCCAATTGTTTGTGGTGTCCTGACCACCTATTTCACATGGATCATGGTTTATTTGGATTCAAATGTACCAGGTGAACAACCGCCGAGTCCGTTTTCACCGACAAAATACAAGTGAGCACTTCCTGTTCTATTTTTGAACCACATACTAGAATGTCATTAAGTACTCTGTGACTTGttgataattatgtatttttcagGATTCAGTCAGGACACTCAATTCATTTTAACTACCTCTTTGCCATAATAGTGGGAGTTTTGGTTTCCTGCTATATGTACTGGAGGGGAATCTCactataatgttaattaatttgcattGGGGAAAATGGTGTTTGTAGTATTTAAGTATAACACTTAACCaatgttcaaaataattctattttttatctagTCATTGGAGATTCAAACGATTATAGGACAAAAAGCAATATTtcaaagtaaatttgaatatattggaCATATACATTACATGTAGGAACAACTACTTTTTTATACTGTCACTTTTATGATATAATGTTAGATTTAATGCAGcttgaacaaattaatttatagtatttaattagaatatcatatttatttatatattgtaactaaactacaattaaacaattattaactaaaaaatgtgtttttgtgTCGAATTTTTCGAATTTAATCAACATCTTAAAAGCATACTTGTTGAacgttttataatttgaaattttaacttgAATAATAAGCTATTCCGGAGGTATCAAAGTCTTGGAAGAGTCAAGATATCACCAAAACCGTTCTTTTGCGGACTCAAGTTCATTAAGACCGTTACGTTTTAGCCTCTAATACATCCCCTTAGAGTTTgtgacacatttttttaactccCTGTATCATGGCAACGtctctatattattttttaatcattttacccaaaaatattcatttttatagaattattattacaaatgcatatttacaaaattattaaaatacagtgattattgcatattattttgtattaattgttGTAAGAGTCAAGAAATGTGCATTAGTGTTTCAAAAAGAAATCCTTGATATCTCCAAAACTGTTCTTTTGCGGACTCAGGTTCATTAAGACCGTAACGTTTTAGTCTATAATACATCCCATTAGAGTTTGTGACACTTTTtttaacaccctgtataacggtctctaaaatttttttttaattattattttacccaAAAATACTCATtgttatagaattattattacaaatatatatttacaaaattattaaaatacagttattattgaatattattttgtattaattgttaataattattcctcCCAAAATGTTTCCAATAAGATTCCGTCATCTCAAAAGCCCGCAGGCGCATTTGCATCTGTTTTAAAACATTGCGCAATCCTGCATAAACGGAACGCGATCCGGTCGAACGGTACAAAAGGTAACGCGCTTTGTCGCTGCGTTCAGTTCATTCTAGTTTGTCGTAACGTAAAGACTGAtagtttagtaatttatttgtatataaattgctTTCAGAAGCGTCCAGTTATGGAAACAACGTCGATATTCGACAAAAAGTTCGCCGAGATCATCGGCGAATCTGTCAAGAGCGTCTTGTTGACGCAAACTGATGATTTAGGTgagtgtttatttatttaattgttgtgaCAATCGCAATAATATTGCGCAACATAACAAAATCTGATAATTGTATTATCGTAAttgtaatgttatttatttttaatagatattaaagaagaaaacgTGGAAGTGAATGAAGACACCAAAAATGAGTCGGTGCTTTCCTGTTCCTATTGCAAAGTGAAATTTCCGGACTCGCTGCAACAACGCGACCACTACAAGCTGGACTGGCACCGCTACAACCTCAAACAATCATTGTGCGGCAAACCGCCGATCACTGAAGAAGAGTTCGACGTGAAAACGGGCAAAGATGATCTGTCCAGTATCTCCGGCTCCGACTCTGAAAAAGAAGAGGACAATTTGGACACGTACGCAACCGCCCAAGGGAAGATATTCCTGAAAAGTGAAACGGGACGCGTGTTTTCGCTGTACCGTTGTCTGTTGCTCGACCGCAAGGAGGAGGTGGACGAATCGACGATCAGCGCCAGATTTAAAACGACATGTCTGGACAATCAACAGTGGACAATACTGATGCTGGGCGGTGGACATTTCGCTGGTGCGGTGTTCAAGGGTGTCGAACCAATTTTACACAAGACATTCCACTGTTACACCGTACGGCAGGGTCAGGGCGGCTCACAAACCTCCAGGGACAACAGGGGGTCGCAGCCCAAGAGCGCCGGGGCTTCACTCCGTAGGTACAACGAACAAGCGCTAGTCCAGGTAATAGTTGACGTTCGTCCAAAACCTTACCGAATCTATAGCTTGTTGATTTGTAGCATGTCAAGTCGATCGTTGAGACTTGGAGGTCGGAGATCGATAAAAGCAGTCTGATCATCTACAGAGCATCTGGTCCGTACAATAGAAGCGTGCTGTTTGGCGGCAGTCCCAGTCTTTTGGATCGGACAGATGAAAGATTAAGGACAATTCCCTTTTCGACTCGTAGGGCAACATTTACTGAATTGAAAAGAGTACATTCCATCTTGTCCAGCACTCAAATCTATGgtaagtttattttgatttgctTTTTTAACAGGTTtgcattttctaataattttattgcggGACCATTCGACTATGTATTTGGATTATAGTTGCTAATCGGTGTGAAATTGTGGAAAGTTTAGTGTTTAAAGTGACATCTCCTTTCTACCACCACTGTAGTGGTTGTAAACAAAGTAAGGAAATTCGAAATAACTGTAAGTTATTATGTAATTCGTACGTACATCTTAACATCTTTacttatctaaataatatttgacttCACTTTGTTTTAGTTGTTACATCCAACACAGCATtcagtataatataattataatatactaaataatttcataacagCTTAGCAACTATGGATTCAATACAATGTGAGtacttcttaaattaattctattgatgataatattaattacacaattaattaaattatagattcACTGGAAATGGCTTCTGAACAATTTGCCAAACAAAAATCGCCTGAATCGGAGCAGAAAAAGGCGAGAGCACGATCAGCCCACATAAACAGGGCAAAATCCAGAGAACGGGTCGATAGACCTCTGCCAGTCGATTCACAACGAACGTCCGACGAGTCGTCCGCAGAAGATGAGCAGAATATCTCGAAACACTCCGATGATAGTGAATCCGAACAAGAGTGCGAAATGGCCGAGGTGAACTTTCAACATTTGTCCGAATATGAAAATCCGGTAAAACCACCACAGAAAAAGgttcataaaaagaaaaagcCGAAGAAAAGCCAAGCGAAGAAGCAACGTGAGAAAGACGACGCACGCAAGAAACTGCTGCTGGATGTTCTTTATAAAGGTGACCTCCTTAAACTACAACAACTGTTAAGCGACCACCTAAAAATAACCGAAGAAGGTGAAAACGTGCAAACTAAAACCGAACGGGAATTAAAAAAGGAGTTCATCAACGAAGTACTCGACGAGCAAGGAAACACTCTGTTGCACGTGACCGCAATGAACGAACACTCGGATGTCTTATTGTTTTTGCTTGACAACGACGCAGATCCGTGTGTGAAAAACAAGGGTCAACACACCGCCTACACCAGTACCCAAAGTCGCGAGATTCGTGAGACTTTGAGGAATTTCGCCAGAGAGAATCCGAATAAACACAACTATAATAAAGTAGGTGGCAGATTGTTGAAGATTAAGTTGTTGTCATGGTTTTTTAGGCTCACATCCCTGTTAACGCTTTAACGCCAGAGGAACTGGCGGACAAAAAGAAGAACCAGCGGAAAGCGAAACGAGAGAAGGAAAAGGTCAAGAAGCAAGAGAACGTGATCAAGCGTAAGGAGCAAGCGGAAAAAGACCGCTTTCTGCAGCTCAGCGATAGAGAGAAAGTGATTTTTTCGGCTAGGGTGAATGCTGaatgtttattaacattttggtTTGTTGCAGAGAGCGTTAGCTGCGGAAAGGAGAATTTTGGATATGAAAGGGAATGTAACAAGTAGATGTTTCTTGTGTGCTTCTGATATGGCTGGAAAAGTGCCATTTGAATATAGCGGCAACAGGTTTTGCACAATTGAGTGTTTAAAAGCTCACAGATTACAACATCCGACAATGTTGTCGTAATTTTGTACTATATCAATAAACAAGTTTTACAGTACCAGGTTTTCTTTGTGTTCTTATGaattaacatgttttttaagttaatatttataaatttaattttatgttgataTTCTTTTTAGAtgatgaaatttttgattgtGTAGAATTAATTTCTGACGGTGAATATAACGAAAACATTGCTGACATAGAATATCTTGAGGTAaacaaaacaagaaaattcaaaattcctgCCAAAAAAACATGGAAACCAAAAACctcgaaaataaaaaaccgtAAACGAACACAGGAACGGaagttgaaaataattgaagcaATAAAAACCAACGATACAACACGTTTCGCCAATATAATACACGATTATGCCAGAAAAGtatgtgatttaaatttagcGAGGAACATTTCAATTGATTGGGAATTcacgtttaaaattataaagaaattactGAATGAGGTGTTAGACGATCACGGCAATACGATTCTTCACTACTGTGCCATTTATGCAGCTGGAGACGTTGCTTTTTATGCAATGAAAGAAGGAGCCAACCCGTGTTCTAGAAATATGCAAAAAAAAACACCCTATGCTTGTATATTAGATGATAAAACCAAGAAGGATTTCCAGTATCTTGCACAGACGTTTCCCAACATGTATAACTATtccaaagtaagaaaatttcagtacaATTTAACGAGTTTATATgagtacataatttttaaggcTTTAATTCCATTTAATCGGCTTTCACCGGAAGAGCTTGTTCTAAAACGCAAACAGGAGCGAATTCAAAAACGCgaagaatataaaactaaaaagagCGGACACTgttcaaaaatatagttttttaaaagtttttatcatttattcgATCATTAAAAAAGTCTTATATAATTAccgacttttatttaatatttgattacatCTTGATTTGTGcgtaactaatttttattactcacATTTTAATGTTCTTTTTGTGACATTTTAGACACTAAAGAGTTCAGTTATAGCAATAACGTAACCGACAATGAATCTGACGAAGAAATCAGTgataatgaatattatgatataatcgataaaaccaaaaaatcaAGCAAACAACCCCCAAAACTAACTTGGAAAccaaaaataagaaaaggaaaaaacCATAAACAATCAGAGGAACGGAAGTTAAAGACAATAGAGGCTATAAAAGCTAATATATGATTATGCCAAAAAGCTAGTTGATATAAATCGCGAGAGGAATATTCCGATAGAGTTGGTATTCTCCCTTAGAATAATGAAGAAACTACTAAATGAGGTGCTAGATGATCAAGACAATAGGGTTCTCCACTACTGTGCCTTTCATTCAGCCGGAGACGTTGCTTTTTTTGCAATGAGAGAAGGTGCTAATCCATGTTTTAGAAAtgctcaaaaaaaaaaaacaccttACGCCTGTACATTCGATGAGCAAACTAAGAAATACTTCCAAAGATTTGCGCAGGAGTTTCCGGACATGTATAATTATTCCAaggtaagaaaatatttgtaaaatttgctTGGTTTAGATgcatgtatgtattttttaggCGTTAATTCCGTTTAACCGGCACCCACCAGAAGGACTTGCACTTACGCGCAAGCAGGAACGAATTCAGAAACGTGAAGAATGTAAAATTAGGAAATATAAAAGGAGTTTAATGAAGTAATattgtgtttataaaaaattttatgattttatcattaaaactgtaattttttaagcgaCTTTCACTTCATTACTTATCGCACCCGTTATTTACACTCAAACAGACGATActgattatatttaatgtgtatatatatatataataattcacaatattttttatgctcTTTTCAGattgtgatattttaaatactaaagagTTCGTAGAGAATATAACTGAAGTTTCTGATAGTGAATCAGGTGAGGAAATCAGTGATGATGAATATTATGTCTCAATCgataaaaccaaaaaatcaAGCAAACAACCCGCAAAAAAAACATGGAAACCAAAAATtggaaaaggaaaaaatattaaacgaacAGAGGAACGGaagttaaaaacaatagaagctATAAAAACCACCAATATGAAACTTTTCCTCAACCTAATCTACGATTATGTCGGaaaactatttgaaataaatcgcGTGAGAAACATTCCAACGCAGTGGGGATTCTCGTTACCCATAGTGAAGAAACTACTGAATGAGGTGTTAGATGACCGAGGTAATAGGGTCCTCCACTACTGTGCCATTTATGCAGCTGGAGATATTGCCTTTTTCGCAATGAAAGAAGGTGCCAATCCATGTTTTAGAAACGTTGAGAAAAAAACACCTTACGCTTGTATACTGGATGAGAAAACGAAGAAGCAATTTCAAGAATTTACTACGTATTTTCCTAACAAGTATAATTATTCCAAGGtaagaatattctttttttttgcaatttcCTTAGTTTAAATACGCgtcatttatgtattttaggcATTGATTCCATTTAATAGGCCTTCACCGGAAGAGCTTGTGCTTATACGCAAACAAGAGCGAATTCAGAAACGTGAAGAAAGTGATAAAAGGAAATGCAAAAGAAAgtgaatgaattaatattgtgtttataaaaattcttgtaattttatcattaaaagtttaatttacataaattaaacggCTTTCATTTCATTATCTATCATTATCTATTGTTGTTTGTATTTAAAGAGgtgatacttaatttttattatttaaattttatttttcaataatttttttgttctttttagaTTGCGACGTTTTAGACACTGAAGTGTCCACTTACAATTGGAATGTATCTGAACTTTCTGACGGTGACTCATATgatgaaatcaatgaaaatgaatattatgacCCGTTCGAAAAAACCAAAATATCATGGAGTAAACCCTCAAATAAAACATGGAAACCAAAAGTCGCAAAAGTAAAAAACCCCAAGCGAAAACAAGAACGAAAATTGGAAACCATACAAGCAATAAAAGCCATCAACATTCGACTTTTCGTATCACTAATACACGGTTACgttcaaaaattgtatgaattaAACCGTAAGAAAAACATTTCTGCGGACTGGGATATCGTCAActccaaaatattgaaaaaattagtcAACGAAGTGTTGGATAGTCACGGCAACACAGTTCTTCACTATTGTGCTATTCATTCAGCTGGAAACATTGCTTTTTATGCAATGCAACTAGGTGCCAATCCGTGTTTGagaaatgcaaataaaaaaacaccgTACGCTTGTATTTCAGATGAGTCAACCAAGAAAAACTTCCAATATTTTGCTCAGATATATCCTAAACGGTATAATTATTCTAAGGTAATATTCAAGTATAACTTTGGTAATTCATATGTATTTGCGTAAATTTTTAGGCGTTAATTCCATTTCGTCGACCCTCACCGGAAGAGCTGGTAGTGAAACGCAAACGAGAGCGAATCAAGAAACGcgaagaatttgaaaataaaatattgaatagaaaaataatcaagtaataataatgttttatgaaatgttttgtgtaatttaactacattaaatatatttattttatcattattaatatattttatttaatgtcaaacatacaatttaactgcaactaattataaaatatgctcaaaatttttttgttaaagacATACAACGAAATGTAAATGATTAATTCACATGCTACAATGGTCCCCAACTTATACATGCGCACTATGTGGTATTCTGTGTTATGTTTGTACTGTAATGTGGGATGATCGTAGGGAAAGCGTCTGTCTCTGTAATAGCAAGTCGCGTTGGGATCAACTTTTTCCCCGTACATGTCTTGCATTCGGAATACCGACAAAGTAAAATTGAGAtaactgaaaaatgttttgttattcCCTGATTCATTTTCCAGGATGATCTTGTCCAGGTACTCCGAGTTAAAGGTCATACCTAAGGAGTTCATGATTATACCAAGACATGTAATGACCTTTAAAATTGAGTTCCACGATTGAGTTGTGTAGACTATTTTCGGTATGCCTCGTTGGCATGAGTATACTAGTTTGTGAGCTTCTCTCCGTATGGTCAGAATTACACTGACAATGACATAGACGGGACTTAAACTATTGTTGACAGCCAAGCAAGTGATGAATGCGTGGCTAATCATCACTTTCGAGAAAACCACCAATTCGTCATATTGGCCTTGCTTGCTAAGTTTATACTCGTATTCGTGTTGacttgttacaaattttatttttgtgtccttGAAAACTgtgattaaatattctattattgaTATAATGCAGAATATGGCTTGCCTAAAACCGACTAACATCATTAAGCTTATGTGGCACGTGTAAGGTTGGCATCTCTCATATACCAACATGCCCGCCCAGTTGTGTATATGGGTATTTTCATATCTGGGTGGTAAGTTGTAAAACAATCCTTTAACTAACGCATAGTACATATATACGCCACTTGAACTCACAgcatcaaacaaaaaatactgatGCAACAAATGGACATCATACTGACTCTCATATTTATAACACAAATAATTGGCCAttacaacaacaaattttaaaatatttcccctaaaacaaaaatatacaattaattgttgaaaCCAGAGTACTATATCCATAAAgtacaaatttgaaataccATATCGGCTCCGGCAAAGGTGCTTAATGATGACTACGATATTtacattgataaataaaatgaacaacatCATAATGACTATTAATACGGTCGCCAAAAAAACTATTGCAAATCTAAATACATTAATGGAGACAGGTATATAGGCCTCAATTTCGTTAGTGATAGATGAAATGCGCCTATATCTGACCTTTTCCCAAAACTCGAACCGTGGTTGAAGATAATACGAATCTGTATCCAACAAGTTCCACCTCTTGCGCAAATTATGCTCTCTTCTCATCCACATGCTCTGTACTGTTCCAGCCCAAAATGAAACCAAGATACTATACAACATGTTCTCTTTCTCATCAAAAGCTAAAGATAATGACATAAAGAAACAGTGCGATCTTATATTCGATGTTACACATCTGTTATCTTCTGGTTTACAGTATCTGCATATTTCAAAATCTAACTGTTTGCATTCTCTAATATAGTCATCAGCTTGTAGGTACCACCTCTTCAAGCACATCAACAGAGTTAACGCGGACATAATTGCAACCGGTATCAGCATTTGAACATAAAATCCCATCCAGGCGAAATAAAACGCCGTGGGTATACCGtagtatttcttaataatatccAGTGGTTGCTCCTTATAGAAGCATCGGAAGTTTGCCCAGTATTTAGCCAACAGTGACCTGTCATTCAAGTACTCATCGTCCAGGTTCAAGTCTTGAACGGGCCCGTCGTGCAACGGATAAGCCTTTTGGATAATGTGCTTTCTGATCAACAAATCAATACCGTGATCCTTTCTCTTCGGTCCCCACTTAGCTTTCCTCAGAATTTGGGCAATGTAATAAATTCTACCGCAGTAGTCCCTTCCTTTGTTCGGATTGACGTATGCTAAAGGTGTTTTGAAAATACTGTTCCACCAGTTTCTTCGCGGTTTCGTgccattaatttgttttgtctTTTCCCACGATTGGTTCATTTGCGACATAAGCATTATAGTTTCGTTCGGAATGTGAATCTTGAGGAAGACCACCGATTCGGTCACGCCGAGGTTTTGTTCGATCTCCAAGCCGAGTTCCCGAAGATTGTTGACTAGTTCTGTTACAACGTTTACGTGTTTTCTGGCCGCAATTCTTGTCACAACTAATACGTAATCTACTTTGCTTATACCATCTCTGAAGTATTCTATCGGTTGCATTTCACTAGACATTTTGATGtgtctaatttatatttgtcaaaTATAACATGAAgtataattgttttgttgcaGATAAATGGGAGGATTTAGAAGTCGAAGAA from Aethina tumida isolate Nest 87 chromosome 1, icAetTumi1.1, whole genome shotgun sequence includes:
- the LOC109598232 gene encoding ankyrin repeat and zinc finger domain-containing protein 1 isoform X6, which translates into the protein METTSIFDKKFAEIIGESVKSVLLTQTDDLDIKEENVEVNEDTKNESVLSCSYCKVKFPDSLQQRDHYKLDWHRYNLKQSLCGKPPITEEEFDVKTGKDDLSSISGSDSEKEEDNLDTYATAQGKIFLKSETGRVFSLYRCLLLDRKEEVDESTISARFKTTCLDNQQWTILMLGGGHFAGAVFKGVEPILHKTFHCYTVRQGQGGSQTSRDNRGSQPKSAGASLRRYNEQALVQHVKSIVETWRSEIDKSSLIIYRASGPYNRSVLFGGSPSLLDRTDERLRTIPFSTRRATFTELKRVHSILSSTQIYDDEIFDCVELISDGEYNENIADIEYLEVNKTRKFKIPAKKTWKPKTSKIKNRKRTQERKLKIIEAIKTNDTTRFANIIHDYARKVCDLNLARNISIDWEFTFKIIKKLLNEVLDDHGNTILHYCAIYAAGDVAFYAMKEGANPCSRNMQKKTPYACILDDKTKKDFQYLAQTFPNMYNYSKALIPFNRLSPEELVLKRKQERIQKREEYKTKKSGHCSKI
- the LOC109598232 gene encoding ankyrin repeat and zinc finger domain-containing protein 1 isoform X3, encoding METTSIFDKKFAEIIGESVKSVLLTQTDDLDIKEENVEVNEDTKNESVLSCSYCKVKFPDSLQQRDHYKLDWHRYNLKQSLCGKPPITEEEFDVKTGKDDLSSISGSDSEKEEDNLDTYATAQGKIFLKSETGRVFSLYRCLLLDRKEEVDESTISARFKTTCLDNQQWTILMLGGGHFAGAVFKGVEPILHKTFHCYTVRQGQGGSQTSRDNRGSQPKSAGASLRRYNEQALVQHVKSIVETWRSEIDKSSLIIYRASGPYNRSVLFGGSPSLLDRTDERLRTIPFSTRRATFTELKRVHSILSSTQIYDCDVLDTEVSTYNWNVSELSDGDSYDEINENEYYDPFEKTKISWSKPSNKTWKPKVAKVKNPKRKQERKLETIQAIKAINIRLFVSLIHGYVQKLYELNRKKNISADWDIVNSKILKKLVNEVLDSHGNTVLHYCAIHSAGNIAFYAMQLGANPCLRNANKKTPYACISDESTKKNFQYFAQIYPKRYNYSKALIPFRRPSPEELVVKRKRERIKKREEFENKILNRKIIK
- the LOC109598232 gene encoding uncharacterized protein LOC109598232 isoform X4, translated to METTSIFDKKFAEIIGESVKSVLLTQTDDLDIKEENVEVNEDTKNESVLSCSYCKVKFPDSLQQRDHYKLDWHRYNLKQSLCGKPPITEEEFDVKTGKDDLSSISGSDSEKEEDNLDTYATAQGKIFLKSETGRVFSLYRCLLLDRKEEVDESTISARFKTTCLDNQQWTILMLGGGHFAGAVFKGVEPILHKTFHCYTVRQGQGGSQTSRDNRGSQPKSAGASLRRYNEQALVQHVKSIVETWRSEIDKSSLIIYRASGPYNRSVLFGGSPSLLDRTDERLRTIPFSTRRATFTELKRVHSILSSTQIYDCDILNTKEFVENITEVSDSESGEEISDDEYYVSIDKTKKSSKQPAKKTWKPKIGKGKNIKRTEERKLKTIEAIKTTNMKLFLNLIYDYVGKLFEINRVRNIPTQWGFSLPIVKKLLNEVLDDRGNRVLHYCAIYAAGDIAFFAMKEGANPCFRNVEKKTPYACILDEKTKKQFQEFTTYFPNKYNYSKALIPFNRPSPEELVLIRKQERIQKREESDKRKCKRK